From the Arctopsyche grandis isolate Sample6627 chromosome 11, ASM5162203v2, whole genome shotgun sequence genome, one window contains:
- the LOC143918896 gene encoding sorting nexin-14-like: protein MSKLPDLPNHHVEFLQNFIKKNNYKQMRLLNLEVSDMLKTPEYLYAFMQFMKSEGKIHLLQFCLDIDEFNKRMLQPEMNETEKEALFKCASELYNNYFSHKSMSFIPFDIEYIEQFSIILNYGPMNIAKLQTSKVIYESYDYVFTLLDREWAPKFFDSQEFYNLVMPNVVAEPKKPPPNS, encoded by the exons ATGTCTAAATTGCCTGATCTTCCAAATCATCAT gtggaatttttacaaaattttattaaaaaaaataattataaacaaatgaGACTATTAAATTTAGAAGTTTCGGACATGTTGAAAACTCCTGAATATCTGTATGCTTTTATGCAATTCATGAAATCCGAAGGAAAAATTCATCTTTTACAATTTTGTTTGGATATCG atGAATTCAACAAGAGGATGCTTCAACCGGAGATGAACGAAACGGAAAAAGAAGCCTTATTTAAATGTGCTAGTGAATTATATAATAACTATTTTTCTCATAAGAGTATGTCGTTTATTCCGTTCGACATAGAGTATATAGAACAATTTAGTATTATATTGAATTACGGTCCAATGAATATAGCCAAGTTGCAAACTAGTAAAGTTATCTACGAGTCGTACGACTATGTGTTCACGCTTTTGGATCGAGAGTGGGCGCCCAAATTCTTCGACAGTCAAGAG TTTTATAACTTAGTCATGCCAAACGTGGTCGCCGAACCTAAAAAGCCACCGCCGAATTCGTAA